A single Glycine soja cultivar W05 chromosome 14, ASM419377v2, whole genome shotgun sequence DNA region contains:
- the LOC114384095 gene encoding uncharacterized protein LOC114384095, giving the protein MGNFTQDNWRWDMKWRRNLFDHENDLAMDFMEEITYIPIQRHVKDTMLWKAEPSGAYSTKSAYRLMMNPSIPGSDGKTFKIIWKLKIPPRAAVFSWRLIKDRLPTRDNLLSRNVVIQEAVCPLCGFVQEEAGHLFFNCKMKIGLWWESMRWIQVVGPLPVSPASHFAQFCEGFGAAVNYSRWCGWWIALTSTIWQHRNLLIFQGKSFDSSKVMEDALFLAWSWLKAREKDFSTSFNHWSTNISDSFG; this is encoded by the coding sequence ATGGGCAATTTTACTCAGGATAATTGGAGGTGGGACATGAAGTGGAGGAGGAACTTATTTGATCATGAAAATGATTTAGCTATGGATTTTATGGAGGAAATCACTTATATCCCTATTCAGAGACATGTTAAGGACACCATGTTGTGGAAGGCTGAACCTAGTGGTGCATACTCAACCAAGTCAGCTTATAGGTTAATGATGAACCCTAGTATACCAGGTTCAGATGGGAAGACTTTCAAGATTATTTGGAAGTTGAAAATCCCCCCAAGGGCTGCGGTTTTTTCTTGGAGGCTTATTAAAGACAGACTCCCCACTAGGGATAATCTTCTAAGCAGAAATGTGGTTATCCAGGAAGCTGTCTGTCCTCTGTGTGGTTTTGTGCAGGAGGAGGCGGGTCATCTCTTCTTCAAttgtaaaatgaaaataggtTTGTGGTGGGAATCCATGAGATGGATTCAGGTAGTAGGTCCTCTTCCAGTTTCTCCAGCAAGCCACTTTGCTCAATTTTGTGAAGGTTTTGGTGCAGCAGTAAATTATAGTagatggtgtgggtggtggattGCCCTAACTAGCACTATATGGCAGCATAGGAATCTTCTGATTTTCCAGGGCAAAAGTTTTGACTCCTCTAAAGTCATGGAAGATGCTCTATTTCTAGCTTGGTCCTGGTTAAAGGCTAGAGAGAAAGACTTCAGCACTAGTTTTAACCATTGGTCTACCAATATCTCGGATTCCTTTGGTTAA